Within Kutzneria chonburiensis, the genomic segment ACGGCACGATCCGGCTGGCCGACCCCGTCACCTTCCAGACCGACGAGCTCCAGTCCGTACGGTCGAGTGCAGTCTGGGCGTTGACCTCCGTGCTGCTGCCGGACCGGACCCTGCTGGCCAGCGGGGCGCTGGACGGGTCGGTGCACCTGCACGAGCTGTCCGGCTTCTCCGAGGAGCGGACCCTGCGTGGACATCGCAGCACGATCCGGGCGCTGGCCTCGGTTCCCGGTCCGGGCCGGGTGCTGCTGGCCACGGGTTCCTCCGACGGCACCGTACGGATCTGGGACGCCGACACCGGTGAGCATCTGTCGACCAGGGCCGAGCACACCGGCGAGGTGTGGACGGTGACGCCGCTGCTGGTCAACGGCGAGCGTTTCATGGCCAGCGGCAGCGCCGACGGCACGATTCGGCTGTGGCCGCTGGACCGGGCCGAGGAGTCGCAGGTGCTGCGGGGGCCGGCGGCCGAGGTGGTGTCGCTGGCCGCGATCGACAGTGCCGACGGGCCGCTGCTGGCCAGCGCGGACAGCGACGGCCGGGTGCTGCTGTGGGATCCGGCCTCGTGCGAGCTGCTCGGCACGTTCGACGATGGCCTGGCCGGCGTGGTCACGCTGACCGTGGTCGACGGCCGGCTGGCCGCCGGCTGCCAGGACGGCACCATCGCCGTCGGCGATCCCGGCGGCGAGGTGCGGCTGGTGATGGACAGCGGGCTCGGCCACGTCGGGGCGCTCGGGCCGGCCCGGGTCGGTGACCGCCGGCTGTTGGCCAGCGGCGGTTTCGGTGGGCTGGTGCAGTTCTGGGACGTGCGGACCGGCGAGCTCGTCGGCGAGTACCAGGCCCACGGCGGGACCGTGCGGGCGCTGACCCGGGTCCGGGTCGACGGGCTGCCGCTGATCGCCAGCGCCTCCGACGACGGCGACTTCCTGCTGTGGGATCCGGCCAGCCGAATGCGGCCGCGGACGTGACGATGCTGAGCGAAAAGGAAACCAAGGTGCGCAGGCTGGACGCGCTGGATTGGGTGGCGATCGGGCTGCTCGCGGTGGGCCTGGTGTTCCTGGCGACGGGCCTGCTGCCGCTGGCGCAGGCCGAGGCGACCATGGTTCGGATCGGGCCGATCCTGGTGTTCCTGGGCGCGGTGATCGTGCTGGCCGAGCTGACCGCCGAGGCCGGTGTGTTCGACGCCATCGCGATCCGGCTGACCATCCTGGCCCGCGGCAACTTCGTGCTGCTTTTCGTGCTGTGCGTGCTGTTCGCCGCGATCACCACCGCGACTTTGAACCTGGACACCACGGCCGTGCTGCTCACCCCGGTCATGCTGGCCGTGGCCGCGCGGCTGGCCATTCCGGGCGCGCCGCTGGCCATGACCACGGTGTGGCTGGCCAACACCGCGAGTCTGCTGCTGCCGGTGTCGAATCTGACGAACCTGTTGGCGATGAACCGGGTCGCGCTGAGCGCCCCGGCCTTCGCGCAGCGCATGGTGTTGCCGGAGCTGGCGTCCGTGGTCGCGACGGCCGTCTGCCTGTGGATCTTCTACTGGCGGCGGGGCCGCCGCGGCATGGACCGCTACGAGCCGCCGACCGCCCCGAAACCGGCCGATCCGGTGCTGTTCGGGATCTGCGCCGTCGCCTGCGTGATCTTCATCGCCGGTGTCGTGGCCGGGGTGGAGCTGGCCATCGTGTCGCCGGTCTGCGCGGCCGTGGTGGTGATCGCCTTCGCCGTACGCAAGCGGGGCTCGCTGCGCTGGGGCCTGCTGCCGTGGCGGCTGCTGGTGTTCGTCACGGGCCTGTTCTTCGTCGTCCAGACGATCAGCGATCTCGGGCTGGCCGGCATCATGCACGCCGTGATGGGCGGCGACAACGGCCCCGGCGGCGTGTTCCGGGCCGCCGGCGCCGGCGCCGGGCTGTCCAATGTGCTCAACAACCTGCCGGCCTACACCGCGGGCGAGGCCGTGGTGCCGGTGGCCAACCACAACCAGCTGCTGGGCCTGCTGATCGGCACGAACGTCGGGCCCATCGTCACGCCGTGGGCCTCGCTGGCGACCTTGCTCTGGTACGAGCGGTGCCGCTCGGCCGGGGTGAAGGTGGCGTGGGCTCGATTCGTGCGGACCGGTCTCGTCACGGCGCTGGCCTGCCTCGCCGCCGCCACCGGCGCGCTCGTGCTGACCGGCTGAACAGGCGGATTTCCGGCAACTCGGGTACCGGCCCCTTGCTGATCGTGATCGATTCACTACAGAGTGGCGGGCATGTCTCCCCTGCGTGCACTGGCCCTCGGGGTCGCCGCGCTGACCGTCGCCGGCACGGTCACCGGCGCCGCGACCGCGGCCACCGACCACGGCCA encodes:
- a CDS encoding SLC13 family permease, yielding MRRLDALDWVAIGLLAVGLVFLATGLLPLAQAEATMVRIGPILVFLGAVIVLAELTAEAGVFDAIAIRLTILARGNFVLLFVLCVLFAAITTATLNLDTTAVLLTPVMLAVAARLAIPGAPLAMTTVWLANTASLLLPVSNLTNLLAMNRVALSAPAFAQRMVLPELASVVATAVCLWIFYWRRGRRGMDRYEPPTAPKPADPVLFGICAVACVIFIAGVVAGVELAIVSPVCAAVVVIAFAVRKRGSLRWGLLPWRLLVFVTGLFFVVQTISDLGLAGIMHAVMGGDNGPGGVFRAAGAGAGLSNVLNNLPAYTAGEAVVPVANHNQLLGLLIGTNVGPIVTPWASLATLLWYERCRSAGVKVAWARFVRTGLVTALACLAAATGALVLTG